From the Camelus bactrianus isolate YW-2024 breed Bactrian camel chromosome 4, ASM4877302v1, whole genome shotgun sequence genome, the window CTCGATGCTGAAGAAGCCTCATCCCAGCCCCTCTGCGCTGAGATGAGGGTCAGCAAGGGCCAAGCACCAAATTCCACTGAGCCCCACCAGCCGGGGAGGGGTCCCGGCCACTGTGCCTGCTCAGCGCCCTCCCAGCGGCTGCTGCCTGGAGCTTGGCTGGAGCCCGAGGGACGGATGCTCGAGGCCCACTAGGCCTCCACCACCTTCTTGGCCCTAGCCCACAACCCCTCTCCTGGTAGGAGCCCAGCCAATGGCACTCGCCTGCCACTGCCAAGTTTTGCCGAGTTGGGTGGGCCCTGGCAGAGCTTGGCCCTGTGCCTGGAGGACGGTGGGGAGATGTGGAGAGAGCCAGGAAGCATGTGGTCTATCCCCAGATGAGGAGTGTCAGAAGCAGGGTGTGGAATACGTGCCAGCCTGCCTCCTGcacaagaggaggaggaaggaggaccaGCTGGATGGGGATGGGCCATCTCGCCCTAGAGAAGCCTTCTGGGAACCCACATCCAGCGATGATGGCGCAGCCCCAAGTGACAGTGATGACAGCATGACAGACCTGTACCCACGTAAGCTGGACCATGTCCGCTCCCCACTCCCTGTGTGTCCTCTGGTCCTGGGCCCTGGCCGGCGGCTCTCCCCTTGGCCCCCTGCACGGGGTGAACTTAAACAGCTTATCGCTCTGTTCTTCCCAGCTGAGCTGTTCACCAAAAAGGACCTGGCAGGGACTGAGCACAGGAACAGCACCGATGACTTTCTGACAGATGACGAGGATGAGAAGCCAAGGCGCCTGAGAGAGAAGGGCCCTGGAGACAGAGCAGAGGGGGAAGTGGACTGGGAACTGGTCCTCAAGCGCGGGAAGGTGGGTCCACCTCCAGGGCCGCCAACGTGGCAGCCCCTTCCTCTCGCGATGGTTCAACTAatttagagaaatggaaagaaccTTTTTAACAAATGGAATCTCAAGCTAACAACACAAGAGCTAAGTGCAGAGGCTGCTCcctggcctgcagctgcagaagcGGGCTCCATGGAGCAGGGGCGAGACCACCGGGCTGAGGCACCCTAAGTGCACCCCAGGAACCTAGAGGAAGGGCCTCAAAGGCCACCCTTTACCCTGAGGCTGGAATGAGCACCTCTTCCCCTTTGGCAGACAAGCAGcactgggctgggggaggctgcGGTCTTTGTCGTGCCACCTGGGAATTCTAAGCGCTGCCTTCACCTGCTGCGGGGTGTCCTGGAAGCCAGCCGCGGGTGGAAGGTTGACCCAGGCATTTCCACTAAAGCTCTTCCTCTCTGCGGGGCAGGGGGTGCGGCGCTGGGCTGCCAGCGCCCCTGCATCAGATCGGAACCCTCCACTGATCAGAGTTCTGTTTGTGCCACAGAAGCAGTCCGGCTCAGTGAAAAAGAAGTTCAAGAGTCGTCACCGCAAACCTAAGAGCATCAGCTCTTTCAAACAGTCGGGTTAATAAacggctgctggagaaaacatatCCGCGAGCCTTCGGAGAGTCCTCCAGGCGTCTCCCGTCTTTCTCAAGCCGCCTACCACGCATCCTCAGAAGTGCGGGGCTGTCCCCAGATCTGCTGCCCCCGAAAGCAGGGCTGGGGGTCTGTCCCACGGATGTCAGGGTCTCACCCCCATCCCCAGGAAGCGGCAGGGACCCCGAGGGAAGAGTTCTGTCTGCACGTGGTCTTCGGTGAAGCTTagaggggacacctggctcactGCGGCCCCAAGGAGAGCCCTGGCCAGGCTCCAACTGGCTGGACAACACCAGAGGTCACACTGCATACAACAAAtgccattatttattttgatgtgtCTCCAAGAatcaaaatgttttcaaacacAACTAAGATATAAAATACAGCATAAAATAAGGTTTATACCTATTCCCCACATAAAGCAGAAAACTTGTTCAGAAGTTGTTTTTCCAAAACCAACTGGTCGATCgttttcttctcctccttgtGTGGCATCTACCCCCATCTGGAGCACTAGGCCACTGTCGCTTGGCCACCAGGGGTCAATCTCAGTTATACAAACCGAACAGGTCTTCTAAGCACAGGGCTGAGGACCCATCCCCTGCCAAGAGCCATGCCACGCATGGAGCGCCTGTGACCTGGCAGAGTGTACCACTCACTGGGACTGTCGTGTGTCGTGACGGGGAAGCAGGTGTGGACCCAGGGACCTCCCAGCCCAGGTGGAAACCGAGTCAGAAACCCCCCTTCATGCAGGAGCATCCCAGTGAGTGAGGAGAAAAGCCCGCCCGTCCTTATGAATACTCCGGGAGTAGGGAAGTGGGCCATGGGGGGTTAGGCGCATCTTGGGATGACCTCTGCTGTGGCTgggacatgggggtggggggctgaaaAGGTGGCCGTCACTCCCCTTGGGTTAGCGGGTCCAGGCTGCAGAGGGACCAGGGGAGCTCCTAAGAGCACTAACGGCCAGGGCTGGCCCCACAACGCGCCGCAAAGCTGACCGGGGTCCTGGGGTCGGGGTGTGCTCCGCACCTCACCCTGGCTCTGGTCTGGGAGGTAAGCGTGGAGCCTGGCTCAGGACTGGCTCCAGCAGCCCTGGGGGGTGGCCCTCAGGCTTGCACCCCCAGCTGACGAGACCAGAGAAGAGACTGGCCCCAGGGCCAGGCTTCTGAGGGGCCTCCAAGCAGAGCCAGCCTCACCTCGTCAGTCTGACCCCCGGAATGCCCCAGGGAAGGGCCGCTGGAGGCACAGGGATGTTCCGACTCAGCTCGAGGGGGACAAGCAAACAACAGCGACAGGCGCTCACGCCCCCCCAAGAAGAGAAACACAGTATAAGGCAATGTTAGAAAACTTTAAATACAGGATCAAGATCCAATCGGTAAGGCATCACAAATCGTAAAAACTAACTTGGGCTGCGTTCAGCAGAGCGAGTAGGCAATCCGAGCAAGCAGCGGCCTCGTGAGAGCAGGAGGTGGTGGCTGCGCGGCAGGAGGGGCCCCTCAGCCCCTCCGCCCCGGGCAGGCCGGGCAGTGCGCGGCCCCGGCTGCAGCTGCAACTCTGGGACAGGTCAGCGTGAGGTAACTGGTCTGAGAGCCCGCTCTGGCCGGCCCCGGCCCCCTAGCTGGGCAGACGAGCTGCCGGGCCGGGCAGCGGGGCCCTGTGGGCTCCGGGTGGCTTCCCCAAGGACCGCCGTCCCCACTGTGAGCCGCCCTCGGGGAtcaccccagagctgctgcagtcTGAGCCGATGTTCTGACTAGCGCCTTTCACCAGCAACGGCGGCCGCAGCCGCCCCTTAATACTGCCTTATCCTTTGGGTTTGGGGCTTTTCTGAACGGTTTTCGCTGTCCCTATCACGTACCGCAGTGCAGGGCGGCAACGCGGAGGCCGCGGGTGCGGTTTTAACCCGGTGCTGATGTTGGGCTGGGCCGTCCCAGATCATTTAGTAGTTTTAGCTAAAAAcgtaaacttttaaagaaaaaataagagggaGACTGCTTTGAATGATACACAGATGTATCTGCTCACAGTACAGCTTGAAGGTCCCCCGcccccaaaaagaaacaaaaataggacTGAGAGGCCACAGCCAACCAAGCTGCTCGCCCCAAGAAGCCGAGGCCccgctgggggagggggcgctgcCCGCGGGCCGGGGCTCCGAGTGGTCAGGGACCAGCTGTGGGGCCAGAGCCGGGCTGGCCATCAGTTATCAGGTGTCTGTGAATAAAGTTCTCAAAACATCTGTGCCTTTAccaagggagggaaggggagaagatACATAAATGCTGGCGGTTAGGTCGAATCCACCCAAACCATCCTTGGCAGCCACGGTCCTCGCAGACGGGGGCTGTCACCACTCCTTCTTCTTCTCGTCCATGGACACGCCCCCAGGACCCAGGGCCACCACCAGCAGCAAGCCTCCGATCACCGACATGGTCTGGAAGAAGTCGTACTTCAGGAAGTCGTGCATGGGCTTGTAGACGGGAATGGTCCAGAAGGCGTTGAAGTACACGTTGATGGCGAACAGCCAGACCACAAGCGTCAAGGCGGCCAGCTTGGTTTTAAAACCGATGGCCACTAAGATCATCAGAGCTGTGCCCACGATGTTCTGGAGAATCTGCACAGGTTGAAAGGTGAGAAATGAACATAAACGTGAGGAAGACGAGACGTTACCTCGTTTTATAAAACTCCACTGACGTCTCTGTGCCAGGATGGGGGAACTCAGGAGCGGCTGAGAGACGGCATTACCAGAGGGGGATAAAAATAGCGCCTACTGAGTGAGGGACGGCAGATACAGCAACGCTCTGAGTGGAGACGGGCCTGAGGAAAAGCAAAAGGTCTCCACTTAACAGGTGAGCCTGTTACCAGGACCCACTCAAGTCCAGCTGTAACCACGCTGCCCAGTGCTTCTCGGAACTGACCTCGCCCCTCCCTCCGCGGGGGGCCCCTCCTCGGGACCTCGCCAGCCAGTCACTATAAAGACCTGCTCGATAAGCCCCGGGGAGACGAGGACCGAGCCTTCAACTCTGCAGCCCCAACACCTGGCATGCAAGAAGCACACGGCAGCaaggaggggaagaaaaacacGAGTCTGTGTAAGGAACCTTCGTCAATGGGCTGGAGGGCCAGCGCACTGGGCACCGGGGCCCATCGGTGAGGTCAGGGAGAGTCGGGACTTAATCTGTTGGAAAGGCAGCTTCTGGGCACACGAGAGCTTGACGGTGAGTGTCCTGTTGCCTTTATTAGGGTTGTTCCAGGGGCCCCGCAGGGAAGAGCGGGGGACAGCTGCCCTTCTGGAAGGACGGGGACCAGACCCTGTGAGCCAGCAGCAACACTCACCGAGAAGAAGCTGGCGTCAAAGTGGAGGAGGGTCATGAACATCAAGACGAGCAGGACCCTGCCTCCGAGCTGCATGTACTGGCGGGGGGAGCTCTCGCGCATGGTGGGGACGCCCGCAAACATGCTCTTCCCTTCAGAACGGGACTCCGCCAGGAGCAGCAGCAAGCCTCCTCCCAGGGCCAGGTTCCTGAGGAACAGAAACGCCACGCTCGTCGCTAAGGCTCACCAGGCCCTGCGGGTGCCCGTCGGACCCGATCGGGAGACCCCGGCAGGAGCACGGACTCCACTCCAGTTACACCCACAGACAGGCAGGAACGCCTCTCATGAAAGGTGAGCCGCTCAGCAGGGACGGGCAACCAGAACATCCTCAGGCCTGGGCCCGATCTGGGCTCTCCTGACCGGCTGCGTCCCGGTGGGCAAGTGTGTCTCCCTcgggccctcctccccacctcatgAGATATTGGGTCGAGAGGGACGACTTCTTTCTCACTCGTGTTCTGGGGGCTCTGGGTAGGGGAGGAAAAGGCTTCACCAACTATGACTCTTAAGAAGAACAGTTTAGACCCAAAGAAATTTCTTCCAGCCAACAGTTACTGCATGGGGATGTGAGGGCAGCACACGAGGCTCACCACCCAGAGCGCACCTACCTCATCAAAAACTTCAGGTCCCAGAGGATGCTGTAGGCGACGGTCTGAGGGGAACAGAGAGGGGAGACCTGAGTCTCAGCCGTTTTCAAACAGATCTGTGTTTCTACAGAATTAACAGCAGCAGACAATTCTGATCTAAGTGAGGATGTGAACACAAGCCACAAAACCCTCTCAGAACACCGGCAGCTTCAGGCTCAGCAGCGTGGCTCAGGCTTCCCAGGGCGTGCTGgcggccccagccctgcctgacaGGCACCTGCTTCCTCAGGGCCGGGCCCAGTGGTTCTGGAGACCAGGCGGCACTGAGATGCCCATCTGGAGTAAACGTGTGTTAAACATTTCATCTGGGTAGCTAAGTGTTCTTCTTTATGAAGTAAAATGATAAGACAGCGTCCTAGCTTCGTGATTTGTCCCCTTGTCACAGGAAACCCAGGAAAGTGGCAAAAGGAGGATCCCCAGAGCTCGGCCCCTTCCCGGGCGCTCGGCCCTCTGGCTCTCCTGAGCTTATATGGGGGAAAATCTAGCAGTTTCTCAGAAGAGAAAAGGAGGTCCAGGGAGACTCAGAGGGGCTGAAAGGGGAGTGGCCcgagccccccacccacccacccacccagtgcTCTACGCAGAGCAGGAAGGGCGAGACACGGCCGTGCCGTCTACCTGCAGCGCTATGATTCCGAAGAGCCCGAAGCAGGCGTACTGCACGAAGTTCCTGCTCAGCACCAGGATGCAGCCCGCTGGAAGGAGAGGGGGCGTCAGGGGCTGAGGCCACTGCCCGGTCCTCTGGTGCAGCGTGGCCCAACTGCCTACCCGAGCTCAAGGCAACTTCTGGGAGGATTCAGGGCAGGCACAACCCTCACACAGGCCTTTGCTTATCAAAACCAATGGTCTGGAAAGTGGCTCCCCTGCTACAGGGGGCGTCTGTGCATCGGCAGCTCTGCTCGGACAGCTTCCAGGATAGGCTGGGAAGCACAAGTCCCTCAGCTTGGCTTTTGACCGCCCTGGCTCCTCGCTGGCCCATCCAGGTCGCAGGTCTCCAGCACCGCCTGCTCCGGGCCCTTAAACTCGTGCTTCTGCAGAAGCGTCAAAGCAACGAGGCCAGGACTGACACGGAGCACCCACCAAATGCTGGCAGGACCAACTCCCGGGCCGGGCCTGCCGCCCTGGAGAGGAGGGGGCGAGCGGGGCGCAGACGACCGCCCAGGAGACCCTCGCGTTCCCCGGCCCCCACGCTGCAGAGCTACTCACTCAGCTGCCCGAGCAGGTTGAGGAGCACGAAGGAGGAGGCCAGCAGGTAGCCACAGCTCCAGGTGCTGTCGATGTAGTCACGCTGCTCGCTCCACTGGAACCACATGCGGATGCCGTCCTCCAGGAAGGTGCTGATCAGGCAGAGGCGCGCCACGTGCGGCAGGTACTGCTTGGTGACGCGCAGGAACTGCGGGGCCGCACACACACAAGGGTGAGAGGCCGCGGGAGGGACACCAGACCCCGGCAAGGCGCTCCCAGCACTGCCCTGCGGGTCTGGACGTGGGCTGACCTGAGCCTCTGTCCCAGAGATGACGGAGCCGGAAGGCAACGCCATGGGCCCTTCCCTGACCTCTGTCATCAGCAGACGGGTGTAGGTGACAACTACAGCTGTCACACGTGGAACTGCCACAGGACACGGCTTCTCTCAGTCAAGGGCATAGGCAAATGAGAACCGCTGAACGACAGGCTGGACGGGCCCTCAGGGCTGACCCGGTCCAGCGCCTTTGCACCAAGGCCCGACGGCACCTGCAGCAGCTCAGCCTCTGCAGGGGGCGTCCCGCCCTGAAGGCCCCTGCCCAACGGCGCCATGAGCAGCCCTGCTCCGACTGTGACACCAAAAATCCCCCAGACATGGCCACGTGTCTCCCGGGGGAAAAAACTGCCCCTGCACCCTTAAGCACaatctctcattttacagagcTACACTGACCAGATGTTGCCGTGCTGAGGCTTGGCCTGGCCTACTGGTCACCCACGGCTGAGCCCTTGACCTCCCAGCCACCCCAGCACCACCCAGAGCCCCTCCAGACAGAAGGGGTTCCACTTAGGTGACAGCGGGCTCCAGGCCTAGAGGCCACATGGCATCACGGTCGACCACACGATGAGCTCCTAAGCGTCGCTCACCCAAAGTCTCCGGCCCGACAGCCCCCAAGGCAGAGGTCGCAGCCAGACCCAGGCTGAGTGCTCAGCACAACAAGGAAATGTGAAGTGGGGGTGGCTGAGGCTCCAAAGCGCTGGGTTCTTTGAAGAGCCTGTGTGGCCCAAAGCAAATCAAACACCAGGGACGGCTTCAACAGCGATGACGTTCATGTGTGTAAAATCACCCAAATGTCGCAGTGACGTTCATGTGTGTAAAATCGCCCAAATGTCAGAGACAGCAGGCCGCCTGCCATTTACGACGGATGATTAGGAAACAGACGCGCCAGTCATGACCAAGGCACCACGTCACCCAGGTGAACCACACGTACTTTCTCTTACCAAGTGTTCGGAGCTGACggacaaagggaaagaaatccTATGACACATGATAACACAGCAGGAACTCAGCAGAAAGATCAGGGACCCACCCACATGAGTGACATGTCAGGAGCCAGAGTCTAAAGGGCATCGGTGAGTCTGACCCTTTAGAGGGACAGCCAAGCGAATGTCACAGCCCCCCAAGGCTGATTAAACCTGTTGTTGGAATAAATGAAGGTGTACATAAGAGCATGTCTTAATTTTCAGCGTTTTGAAAGGCTGCTTGAAGTCCTAGAAAGTGCTAAAGCTGTGGAACGCAGTTAACGAGACTCTGGGTGTTTAGAGCCACCGTTAGCCGGTCAGCTCTGGCCAGATCAGCACAGagaagcctcccctccccctgcgaTCTGGGCCACAGCAGCCTGGCcggcctggaggaggggaggagagagatgtTACAAGGCAGGTGTCCCTTCTCTTCAACTCCTGGAGCCCGAGCCCCAGGCTGTCAATTCTGCTATCTGTTCGTCCCTTGACCCCCATGGATGCAGTGCCAGAGTCACAGTGAGACAGACACCCAGACAGTGAACCACGCAGGACCGGGGGAGGAAGTACAGGCTGAGACTGAAGCCCCGGGTTCTGATCCTGGCTCTGACACCCACCAGCCAGTGCACCGCGTACTGGGGACAGGCCGAGCTCCTCTGGGGGCAGGGGTCTCTGCTATCCTACAAAGTGGGGACAGCTGGATTAACGGTTGCAAAGATTCTTTCCAACTTTAATagtagagaaggaaaggagaaagaaccttttttttttttttttttaaaagaggcccCAATACCCCTATATGAAGCCTGGGGTCCCCGCAGAGAAGAATCTCAGGACAGACGTACTGGGCGCAAGCACAGCAGGTCAGGAGGTGTGGGGCCAGCAGGCGCCACACACGCTCCCATTTCTGCCTCATGGCCTGAATGCTTTTGAAATGCCCAGCAACAGTGCGGTCACCCACTCCCTCAGGAGACAAAGGGCACCTTCGCGGCTCCGATGCCATGGCCCTCGTGCCAAGGCCCAGCAACGACACAGGCCTCAGCTCAGTATCGAAACCGGGGAGCATCAGCGGCGAGGCCGGCAGAACCCCACGGACGGGCGGGGGCCTGACTCGCCTCCGCCGTACCCGCGCCTCCTGGGCGGCACAGGCACTTGCCCCCGCACCGCAGCCCCCACGACCCAGGCGGCGTTTAAAGCCTCCGGGACGTGTCTGCCCTCTTAATTTGAGTGTCTGGGCCAAGAGGATTAAAGAGCGGCGGAGAGATTGTTCCCTTTGGGCAGGTAATTCACTCCTCCCTTCGAGTGCAGACACGCCGAGGAGACGGGCATCTCTctactttgggaaaaaaaagcaaaacttcagGTATGTGTGCTCTGAACCAAGCACGTACATGCTTTCCAAAGTCACGTGTGGTCTAGGTTCAGGGCGGACCGTTTCGTAAGTCAGGCCAACCTAGAGCCTCTCTTAAACCAGCCACCCTCTAATGAGCACCTGTTTGGACGGAAAGAAAAAAACCAGGTTTGATAACATGAGACCAGACCCAATTTTCATCTTACTCCCTATGTGCGTTTTGGTCTCAGTGGTTCAGAGCTGGCCACTGGACCCACAATATGCTGCTTTATACAGTGTCCCAAAGCCTGTGTCCCCTCAGCACAGCAGAAAGCCCCTGAGGCCGGCACCAGCAGCACCTGAGCGCTGAGAGCAGTCAGCTGGCCGGTGCTCGTGCTGAGCCGGCATCTGGAGGCCGGGTGCCGCCTGCTGACCGTGCCCACCGGGTCACCCGTGGCCGTGCTCTCAGGAGAGGACGATGACAGGAGGGCGGGGGGCAGACACTGAGCAGGCAGAGCCTGCAGGAGGAGGGATGACCGTCTGTCACCCGGTgggcagtggtggggggaggCCTTTCCCAGGAATCTCTAAAGCCCTCACAAGCAAGCATGGTGTACAGTTCACAAGCAGCTGAGTGACTTAAATACAGAGAGCTGAGGTCTGCTTCCAGGGAGTTACTATTTTAGAAGATAGAAGGGGATTTAAGAAAAGGAGCTACACCTGATCCAAGACATGACTCTGGGAACACAGTGACCACGTCACACAGCCACCTGCAGCTTCCACAAAACACTGGGAAACCTGCCTTCTCTTGGTATTCAGGACAAAAGGGACTGAGGAGAGCAGTCTGCAGTTCTTGGCTAATGAGAATTTTGAGGCAAAAGAAGGTGGGTTGGACTTCCTTGGCCCTGAGGACTGCACATCTCAGAGGGCGAGAACTTGTGGCTGGGTGACCTCCTCACATCAGGTGAGTCAGGGCTGCTACAGAGCTCCGTGACTCACATGCAAGCGCCACCAGACCCCCGATCCCCCAGTGCTGCGGAGGTTTACACAGCACCTCAAGGTCCAGGAAGAGATGTCAACTGGCTCTAAGCTGGCAGATAGCCTGGCCTTCTTTCCTAAAATTCCACGGGCGACAAAAAGCCTTCCACAGGGGAGCAGCGCAGGCTGCACGTGACCTTCTGGGAGAAGCCGCGCAACCCACAGCCCCCCGcgtctcctcccccccccccagaagcGGTGGGGCGGCCCTCCTTAACTTCCCGTGCAAGGCCAGCAAGAGGGAAGGGTGAGCCAGCCAGCaactctgccctctccccactcctttcTGGCATAAGGCAGGAAGCCCTTTGAGAGGAGATGGTAACAGAGCAAAGGAACAAGAGGAAAACATTTGCAACCCACTCACCACCGTCACTGGAACCCTACCCACAGCGACGGTCATCCACGTGCTGTTCATCCAGAGCCCTGAGACTTGGGGCTACAGATGCCAGTTCGGTGTCCTGTCAGGGCCATCCAAGCTACCAGAGGGCAGGGGGAGCTCCTGGGGGCAAGACTGCCTCTGTCCTGCCAAGACAGGTAACAATATCAAAGGCCACACTGGAGAGCAAGGCCCCATGCAGCTTATGTGTCACCTTGGTGACCAGCATCAGGCAGAAGCCACGAAGCGCTAATACTCCTGTTTACTGGTGCCAGCGTGCCAGGAAGTTACCTTCCGCAGACCGGCACGAGCACCAGCTGCAGGGCTCGGACGCGGTCTTGGACTGCTGAGTTCACGAGTCCCTGGCCCCTTCCCAGCCGGTCTCAGATGGCTTCTGAAGGCGAGCTCCCGCAGAGAGCACGCTCAGCAGTTTCTCCGGTCGGAGGACACTGTCCCTGGCTGCCCAGGGCAAGGAGCTTGATACCAAAGA encodes:
- the SURF4 gene encoding surfeit locus protein 4 isoform X2 gives rise to the protein MRNLALGGGLLLLLAESRSEGKSMFAGVPTMRESSPRQYMQLGGRVLLVLMFMTLLHFDASFFSILQNIVGTALMILVAIGFKTKLAALTLVVWLFAINVYFNAFWTIPVYKPMHDFLKYDFFQTMSVIGGLLLVVALGPGGVSMDEKKKEW
- the SURF2 gene encoding surfeit locus protein 2 isoform X1, with translation MSEPPPDVRAFLREHPSLRLEPGARKVRCALTGHELPCRLSELQVYTRGKKYRRLVRASPAFDYAEFEPHVVPSTKNPHQLFCKLTLRHINKSPEHVLRHTQGRRYQRALQKYEECQKQGVEYVPACLLHKRRRKEDQLDGDGPSRPREAFWEPTSSDDGAAPSDSDDSMTDLYPPELFTKKDLAGTEHRNSTDDFLTDDEDEKPRRLREKGPGDRAEGEVDWELVLKRGKKQSGSVKKKFKSRHRKPKSISSFKQSG
- the SURF4 gene encoding surfeit locus protein 4 isoform X1; this translates as MGQNDLMGTAEDFADQFLRVTKQYLPHVARLCLISTFLEDGIRMWFQWSEQRDYIDSTWSCGYLLASSFVLLNLLGQLTGCILVLSRNFVQYACFGLFGIIALQTVAYSILWDLKFLMRNLALGGGLLLLLAESRSEGKSMFAGVPTMRESSPRQYMQLGGRVLLVLMFMTLLHFDASFFSILQNIVGTALMILVAIGFKTKLAALTLVVWLFAINVYFNAFWTIPVYKPMHDFLKYDFFQTMSVIGGLLLVVALGPGGVSMDEKKKEW
- the SURF2 gene encoding surfeit locus protein 2 isoform X2, with translation MSEPPPDVRAFLREHPSLRLEPGARKVRCALTGHELPCRLSELQVYTRGKKYRRLVRASPAFDYAEFEPHVVPSTKNPHQLFCKLTLRHINKSPEHVLRHTQGRRYQRALQKYEECQKQGVEYVPACLLHKRRRKEDQLDGDGPSRPREAFWEPTSSDDGAAPSDSDDSMTDLYPPELFTKKDLAGTEHRNSTDDFLTDDEDEKPRRLREKGPGDRAEGEVDWELVLKRGKQSGSVKKKFKSRHRKPKSISSFKQSG